A window from Puniceicoccus vermicola encodes these proteins:
- a CDS encoding DUF6785 family protein encodes MNAASKFAPAFTARSLVASIFAMLASAILINYVHVVLVASSPGEHALVIPGLWVFLAMVGLGAIFFTLFKVRILSRPELLCVLYAILISGPMMTQGFWHRIVAISSTIPRTGDFAKMDAYSDNFWPSGANLLADKGLQPSESVFLSGNSRFETVDHSAGEQQEVLVLENEASGEVSSIRFTLPLKEEKSPGVMPGTPYLSSVLLRPSEFQGDSRYFVRMYADDSDDFREILYSRIIRKPSVIHPQGFQREGLYGFEAPRNATESVTLEIGLEGPGVLYVADPQLQSVLAMEQVFSGRTEISESDYAALPEHHRHGLVVRPDNLFSLSGLRYLVSGYIPWDAWWRPILAWGGFLAIILLGTLSIAVIMRRKWIDSERFSLPLTRIPTLLIGSADEPKNRFLSGIWRNSTMWLGFSAGLIWCLLKMASFYNSAVPDPSISVPLGSYFGPEWGETWNITFTVMAVFVSLAVFIELNILFSFLVGFFLFRLLYWYGYVSGMDASPGFPYAQEQQVGAYLAYALLILWFSRTYFREVLKEAVSSKPPKRDEIFSYRTALILLVAVFAASAVWANWVGISILGVLAFMVFLLTIGFVAMRIRAECGIPFGYFTPNNAALFILLLGGIGAFGPGLVVFTFTASFFITVAGFFLIPGAQLEILELGRRYGIRPKHILYTCLLGILGGIIIGGWSFLSTSYAFGGDSLRFNWAFEDKPWYFSNLNQELAQAGTAMVGDEAQQSGIAPSTYGYLYGAIGATILTVLRQLFAGFWFHPLGFILGSTHLMGSGAGSLWGSILAAWLLRLIVVKLGGAETVRTKLLPFFAGVFIASVLALLLNAIYAAYLRSQGVEIIFSDLL; translated from the coding sequence ATGAACGCAGCCTCAAAATTTGCACCCGCCTTCACCGCCCGATCCCTCGTCGCCAGTATATTCGCGATGCTGGCATCGGCCATTCTGATCAACTACGTGCATGTCGTCCTCGTGGCCAGCTCCCCGGGAGAGCATGCGCTCGTGATACCGGGGCTTTGGGTCTTTCTCGCGATGGTGGGTCTGGGGGCGATCTTTTTCACCCTTTTCAAAGTCCGCATCCTTTCCCGTCCCGAATTGCTTTGCGTCCTTTACGCGATCCTGATCAGCGGCCCGATGATGACTCAGGGATTCTGGCATCGAATCGTCGCCATATCCTCGACGATCCCGCGTACGGGCGACTTCGCCAAGATGGACGCCTACAGCGACAATTTCTGGCCTTCCGGGGCGAACCTTCTTGCCGATAAAGGTCTTCAGCCTTCGGAATCCGTATTTCTCTCGGGCAACTCCCGCTTTGAAACCGTCGACCATTCGGCCGGCGAGCAACAAGAGGTGCTGGTCCTGGAAAACGAAGCCTCCGGAGAGGTGTCCTCGATCCGCTTCACCCTCCCCCTAAAGGAAGAAAAATCGCCGGGGGTCATGCCCGGGACCCCCTACCTATCCAGCGTATTGCTGCGGCCTTCCGAGTTCCAAGGCGATAGTCGCTACTTTGTCCGTATGTATGCGGATGATTCCGACGACTTCCGGGAGATCCTCTATTCCCGGATCATTCGCAAGCCATCCGTCATTCATCCCCAGGGATTTCAGAGGGAAGGCCTCTATGGCTTTGAAGCTCCCCGAAACGCAACCGAGAGTGTCACGCTCGAGATCGGATTGGAAGGCCCCGGTGTCCTCTATGTGGCCGATCCACAGCTACAAAGTGTTCTAGCGATGGAACAGGTCTTTTCCGGACGGACGGAGATATCCGAAAGTGACTACGCCGCTCTTCCCGAGCACCATCGACACGGCCTGGTCGTCCGCCCCGATAATCTTTTCAGCCTGAGCGGACTGCGATATCTGGTCTCTGGTTATATTCCTTGGGACGCTTGGTGGCGGCCAATTCTCGCGTGGGGCGGTTTTCTGGCAATCATTCTCCTGGGCACGTTGAGCATCGCCGTAATCATGCGCCGCAAATGGATCGACAGCGAACGGTTCTCCCTGCCGCTCACCCGGATCCCCACCTTACTCATCGGGAGCGCGGACGAACCCAAGAACCGGTTTCTTTCGGGCATCTGGCGCAACTCCACCATGTGGCTCGGATTTTCCGCTGGCCTGATCTGGTGCCTTCTCAAGATGGCCAGCTTCTACAATTCGGCCGTTCCGGATCCGAGTATCTCTGTCCCCCTGGGCTCCTACTTCGGGCCTGAATGGGGCGAAACGTGGAACATCACCTTCACCGTGATGGCCGTCTTCGTCAGTCTCGCGGTTTTCATCGAATTGAATATTCTCTTCAGCTTTCTGGTAGGATTTTTTCTCTTCCGTCTCCTGTATTGGTACGGATACGTGAGCGGCATGGACGCCAGCCCGGGGTTCCCCTACGCTCAGGAGCAGCAGGTGGGGGCCTACCTCGCCTACGCCCTGCTGATCCTCTGGTTTTCCCGAACTTACTTCCGGGAAGTGCTTAAGGAAGCCGTCTCCTCAAAACCGCCGAAGCGGGACGAGATTTTCTCCTATCGCACAGCACTCATCCTGCTCGTTGCCGTTTTTGCGGCGTCAGCGGTTTGGGCGAACTGGGTGGGGATTTCGATTCTCGGAGTGCTGGCCTTTATGGTCTTTCTTCTAACAATCGGCTTCGTGGCCATGCGAATCCGGGCTGAATGTGGAATTCCTTTCGGCTACTTCACCCCGAACAACGCCGCCCTCTTTATCCTCCTGCTCGGGGGCATTGGAGCCTTTGGACCCGGATTGGTCGTCTTTACGTTTACCGCCAGTTTTTTCATCACGGTTGCCGGTTTTTTTCTTATCCCCGGCGCGCAACTGGAGATCCTCGAGCTGGGCCGACGCTATGGCATTCGCCCCAAACATATTCTCTACACCTGCCTGCTGGGAATACTCGGTGGGATCATAATCGGAGGTTGGTCGTTTCTTTCGACCAGTTACGCCTTCGGCGGCGACTCACTTCGCTTCAATTGGGCCTTTGAGGATAAGCCCTGGTATTTCAGCAATCTCAACCAGGAGCTGGCCCAAGCCGGCACCGCCATGGTGGGCGATGAAGCCCAGCAAAGCGGCATCGCCCCATCGACCTATGGCTATCTCTACGGAGCAATCGGAGCCACCATTCTGACCGTCCTTCGGCAACTATTTGCGGGTTTTTGGTTTCACCCTCTGGGATTTATCCTCGGATCCACCCACTTGATGGGGTCCGGAGCCGGATCCCTTTGGGGGAGTATCTTGGCGGCCTGGTTGCTACGTTTGATCGTTGTTAAGCTCGGAGGCGCTGAAACGGTTCGCACGAAACTGCTCCCCTTTTTCGCCGGAGTCTTTATTGCCTCGGTGCTGGCTCTGCTGCTGAACGCAATCTATGCCGCCTACCTCCGCTCGCAAGGAGTTGAAATCATCTTTTCCGACCTCTTGTAA
- a CDS encoding alpha-L-fucosidase: MTQSANRSQDEIASSISAQDFSDLRFGMFIHFGLYSLVGRGEWSANRERFSGEELRNLRDQFSAESYDPDALCRKAQAAGMRYVVLTTMHHEGFRLYPTELSDLHIGNSHCKRDLVDETIEAARRYNLKIGLYHSLNNWYDQPDASDALESEAAHESFLDATFARLEELVGRYRPIDILWYDGWWPFDANGWRAELMNQRLRELCPGLLFNNRNGLDGDFGTPEGHISAPQPWRPWETCISANESWGYHKGDHSWKSLGDVVQLLASVAKQRGNLLLNFGLMGDGALPPQASDLFDQLAAWMTRNGAAIHDTEPFFYELRERTSAHRDDWLHHGPFTCSGNRLFLITRHWPGSFRLGGLECEVEKVSLLGSGETFPFRKEGDLLQLTLPESSPEPDGPAVLEFLCDRPPSIRLGGGMRVPRVAHPPYDPCPSDILL, translated from the coding sequence ATGACCCAATCCGCCAATCGCTCTCAGGACGAAATCGCCTCTTCGATCAGCGCCCAGGACTTTTCCGACCTACGGTTTGGTATGTTTATCCACTTCGGACTTTATAGCTTAGTCGGCCGAGGTGAGTGGTCTGCGAACCGCGAACGTTTCTCCGGCGAGGAGCTGAGAAATCTCCGTGATCAGTTCAGCGCCGAGAGCTACGATCCCGACGCCCTCTGCCGCAAGGCACAAGCGGCTGGCATGCGCTACGTCGTTCTCACGACGATGCACCACGAGGGATTCCGCCTCTACCCGACTGAACTGAGTGACCTGCACATCGGAAACTCGCACTGCAAACGCGACCTGGTGGACGAGACGATTGAAGCCGCGCGCCGGTATAATCTTAAAATTGGTCTCTACCACAGCCTGAACAATTGGTACGACCAGCCGGACGCCTCAGACGCTCTTGAGAGCGAAGCAGCCCACGAATCTTTTCTTGATGCGACCTTCGCACGTCTGGAAGAGCTCGTTGGCCGATACCGTCCCATTGACATCCTTTGGTACGACGGATGGTGGCCGTTCGATGCGAATGGCTGGAGGGCCGAATTGATGAACCAGCGACTTCGCGAACTGTGCCCCGGCCTTCTGTTTAACAACCGAAACGGTCTGGACGGTGACTTCGGCACTCCAGAAGGACATATCAGCGCCCCGCAACCGTGGCGCCCTTGGGAGACGTGCATCTCCGCAAACGAAAGTTGGGGCTACCACAAGGGCGACCACTCTTGGAAAAGTTTAGGAGATGTGGTTCAGCTTCTCGCCTCTGTCGCAAAACAGCGGGGAAACCTCCTGCTCAATTTTGGCCTGATGGGAGACGGCGCTCTCCCGCCACAAGCCAGCGACCTCTTTGATCAATTAGCGGCTTGGATGACGCGCAACGGAGCCGCTATCCATGATACCGAGCCTTTTTTCTACGAACTTCGAGAGCGCACATCCGCTCACCGGGACGACTGGTTGCACCATGGTCCTTTCACCTGCTCGGGCAACCGACTCTTTTTGATCACCCGACACTGGCCCGGGTCCTTTCGCCTCGGCGGACTCGAATGCGAAGTCGAGAAAGTTTCCTTGCTCGGTAGCGGAGAGACCTTTCCTTTCCGAAAAGAAGGAGATCTGCTTCAGCTTACCCTGCCCGAATCCTCCCCGGAACCGGACGGTCCCGCGGTTCTGGAGTTTCTTTGCGACCGTCCGCCGTCCATCCGTCTGGGTGGAGGAATGAGAGTCCCGAGGGTCGCACACCCTCCCTACGATCCTTGTCCGTCCGACATACTTCTCTAA